The Prinia subflava isolate CZ2003 ecotype Zambia chromosome 2, Cam_Psub_1.2, whole genome shotgun sequence genomic sequence ATTTAATGCTTCATTCCTCCCCTGTCTAGGCTATGGGAAcctgagccccagcactgcGGCTGGTCGAATCTTCTGCATCGTGTTTGCACTTTTTGGGCTCCCCTTGAACCTTGTACTCCTGAATGAAATCGGGCAGCTGATGCTGCTTGGGGTTCAGCATTGTGCCCGTCGCCTAGAGGAGGTGTTTCACTGGCAGGTAAGCAGTATGGACAGCCATgtctcaaggaaaaaaaaagatagaggACTTTGTCTGGTATTTGAGATCCTATGACTAACAAGGACAGCCTGGCTGACTATTTGACCAAAAAGGCAATAATACTCAGGAATAACTGGAAGTGAATAAATTTAGTTTGTGACAGCCCTATGAGGTGTCAGATAATGTTGTTTATTAATTGAGGGAAATTCTGTGATGAATGACTTCCCctacagcagcagaagtgatAAAGCGTGTGAGCAATGCACAGTCCTAGACTATCTGGTCTGTTTATCATCAGTTTTAGTTAGAATTGCATGTGTAAGTTACATGGGAACATTTGTGGAACAGGCTTTAAACTGGCATGAATTTAGGACTTATGAAGGTGATGTCCAATTTGTATTGGCTGGATGTCAAAGTTTAACTTCAGCTTGCATCTAAACACCTTGCAGTTACTCATCCCTTCCcagagggatggggaagagaatcagaagggtaaaaagTTCATGGGTTGAGGTAGAGACAGTTTAATAAGTAAAGCAAAATGTGCTTctgcacacaaacaaaacaaaaaaaggaatttgtTCACCACTTTCCAtcagcaggcaggtgttcagtcattcccaggaaagcagggcacCATAATGCATAAAACACTTCCTTGGGAAGACAAACTCCATCACTCTGAACATTCTCTGCTCCCTTTTCCCCCCAGCTCTATATGCTGAGCACGATGCCATttggtatggaatatccctttggtcacttgggctcagctgtcctggctgtgtcccctcccaaatTCCAGTGTACCCCCAGCCTACTCACtggtggggtgggatgagaagcagaaaaggcctccACACTCTGCAGACACTACTCAGCAACAATAAAAACACCTCTGTATTACcaacactgttttcagcacaaatttAAAGCACAACCCCCTGCTAACTACCATGAAGAAAATAACCATCTTAGCTAAAACCAGCACGCATGTGGGACAGACACGGCGTTTATTATAGTGGAACTCAATGAATGTGTGTATGCTTTTGTGGAGTCCATCATCATATCATCATCACCTCCAGCTGGAAACCAAGCTGGACTTTCCTTGCTGCACTTCTTGAGACAGTCTTTTTAtgttcttcttttctgttttactaGAGGAAAGCTTCCTTCCTGGTGAAGACCTGTGCACTGGTAACTGGCTTGTTATTGTTCCTCCTGCTACCTCCCTTGTTATTCTCTGAAAAAGAAGGCTGGTCTTATGAAGAAGGCTTCTACTATTCCTTCATTACCCTCAGCACTATAGGGTTTGGAGACTATGTGATTGGTGAGTAGTTCACATTTCGTTGCTTTCACCTACTGAACAGCAAGTCCACGACATACAAAGCTCCCCTTTGGCAGTTTGGCACCAGTAGCAATCCCCAGCCAGACCTGATGATCAGGATGTTGTGGTGGGCATTTGACAGGCTGGAAAAGTCGTGATTTCTGCCATAGCAATGCCACCTGTGGAAGAACAAAGACATTGTTTCCCAGTCAGTAAGTAGCCCTGAAGTGGCCTGTCCCTTGGATGACTACACCACCAGGCAGGAGTGCTGTGGTTTGATCACAGTAGTTGCTGAGGGCACACTTATCACTCTGCAGTGCATTGGCAGCCATTAGTCTTAAGCAGATTCCACTCTGTATCATCATTAACAGACAGGGACTGTGTCTTCTGTCAAAACCCTAGGTAAATTCTTTCTAAAAGGCAGCTTGAGTCACTTAGGTATAGACTGTCAGGCACCAGGCACTACCTAGTTTTGGATGCCAAAACCCTTTGCTGCAGGAAATGGGATTGGATCCACACCCACTGCATTTGTTGAAATGCAGGACACACCTTTTTGATAAAGATTTTCTCATAAAAAACAAATTGATTATGGAAACACATGCACCCTTGAATTCCTGAGAGACAGAAAGACTAAAACATCCTGTTACagatttgctgttttcttttcttcataatACTTGCTTGATGCTTAAACAACTTAGTTGTCTAAGTTACTTTAGGACTTGTCTGTAACGCATCAAAATTATGATTAGAGCTTGTGTAGGTCTGTGTAAATAAGTTAAGAATAAAGTTAGCTTGGGCAAGAGTAGCCAGATAGAGCTTGACTAAACCTGGGTCAGCTCAGCATTTTCCTATACTGATTTTACAGATGATGCTGAACTCTGTGCTACAGCAGCTTTACTTCTCTCAGTTTCTGGTAATGCATTTAGAATTCCTTGCTCTTCCAGGTGTGCCTTCACCTGCGTAGTACCTTTGTAACTGCAATACTGCCATAGATACACTAGGTTTGTTATGGGAATAATTGAATATGTTAGTTGGGGTATGTAGAGCCTAAACAATTTTGCCTTACAATCCTGTACGTGTGGTTTATGCCTCAAAAGTAAGGTTCAAGTGACCATCGCATTGTCTTCCCATTAGTGTGGTAAAGAGCTGGGAGGAATACCCGACCTGCTGGGAAGCACCtctgcagaaaaggacctggcaGTCCTGATGGGCACCAAGCTGTCCGTGATCCTGCAGAGAGTGCCTCTGTGGCCCTGAAAGTTGATGATAATTTCAAACTATCTTCCAGAGTTTGGCTGCTCTTGGAGGTTTTAGGACTACTCAGGtctcttttctccctccctcagaGACTCTCCTGCTTATATCTGGTTTAACAAGATACATACAGTGGTACATAAAGCCTGCTTacctctgtgcctgcagagacCCCTGTTACATGCTCATAGAATATTGTGGTGCTGAGCAATAAGTAGAGAAACTAAACTATGTGCTTGAATGTGAATAACTTCACTTTGACATGTATGTaatttgggatttatttttctttcttgcgGGTTATATTTGCAATTCCTAAGGAGTACTAGGCTGTTGCTGACACGTTGTGAAACATACTTACAACATCTGTTCACATGCTAAGTAGATGGCATGCTTGTGTTTTATGTAGAAATCACTAATATTCTGTGATATTTCAACTGTCTTTGCTTTACATGTAGTGTCTCCTTTGAGGCACTCTTGATCCAATATAGAAATGTTTTGGGTGATTCTGTTGTAGGGATGAACCCAGATCGCACCTATCCAAGCTGGTACAAGAATGTAATCTCTCTGTGGATCCTCTTTGGGATGGCCTGGCTAGCACTGGTTATCAAATTTTGCATCAACATTCTAGAGAGCTCCAGTGACTTCTGTCAATGCAACAAGAAGAACATGGAGATGGCAGAAGACTTAATGGATGGAAACAAAAATAGCACGAGTGGAATTCAAAGTGCGGAGATCTGCAGCGACAAAGACACAAAAATTAAAGGATCAGTTGAATCTCACTCTTACACAGTTCCTACAGAAGCCCTCTAGGGAAGAAAAATACCCTTAGTGTCTTGTAGATTTTAGTGCACCAGAGATAAACCATTTAGAAATGTGTAAGTGGAGCTGCCCTGACCTGTGAATGAGGTGAAAGTTTGCTTTTTAAGCTTGAATTGCTTTTATTCTGAATTGAGCAATGACAGAATGTTTCATTTACTGCACCACCAAGTATTACCTACAGGACTCTTAGCCAGAAGTAGATTTATGGAAATGTTACTTGCCCTCCCACCTCAGTGTATGAGGTAATCTTTGACATCCCTGAGCAACACTAGCTGTTGTCCATTTCTTTGCATGATTCTTGCAGCCTCTAGTTTTACTTATGGCACTTTGCAAATGCCACAGCCATAACAGCAAGTGCCATTTAATGCAGGAAACAAGTAGCATATTGCCAAAAGAAATGAACAGCACTGTTTAAAGTTATCTGGCAGTCATGGCAAATGTGCACCATCGCCTATATCCTTGTGCTTGTGAAAGGTAGTAACAAGGTTTTGCTCCCTGATCATTCGTACAGGGATGGCAATGAGGAAGAGCTTGTAGAGGTGCCTGATGAAAACAGAtcattccatttttttaaagtaatttctacATCAGAGTTCTGCTAACAGAAGGAGACTACTGGGTAGGCTATTCCTTACTTCAGAACTTAGGTGGGCTCATCCTTTGAAGTATTTTGCAGACCAAATGTCATCAGCTAAATGTGATAGTTCATTTAGATAGATTTGTATTTTGCCACATCTTGCAAGTCAGAAAAGGAGGACTAGATGCATATTAAAGACTCAGTGGTTCCAACATTTTCCTATTGCCAATATTAACAAGGGCTACTTCAATCTAGAAACAGACTGAATTTGTTTCAACTATGATCAAGAGATGTGATTATGATGAACTTCTCATGTCATGAATGATTTGTGTACCTGTGCTATCTAACATCTCACATATAATCACAAAGGCCTTAGATCTGCAGAATGCCAGacatgcttatttttttttttgtgtcagtCATGAAACAGGCTTGACTGGGTCTTTTTGGTTCCATTAAATTCTCAAAAATCTTTTGATGTATTATGCCATTTATAAAGGCACAGCAGAGTCTAACTCCTGGTGCTGTTTGTAATCCATTATCTGTTCTTCTCATTTTGTTATTCCTGTTGTGCTATTTGCATCCTAAGCATTAACTTTGAAAATGTCACCGTGGCAGCAAACCAGAATGAAGCATCTGATTGAGCCTTCAGCTTTTGCAATGAACCAAGATTCCATGGTGTTGTTagagaaaagactgaaaacagCATCAGCTCGAGTATGGGACTGAGGAATTAGAAATATCCATAGCCATATTCACAGAAATGGAGTGAGTGAAAAGTGTACAGTCTTCAGGAACACAAATTCCGAAATATATATTGAGAAAAAAGTGATTCCAGAAGAGGTCAGTCTGAGTGTTGATATCTGGTGGAACTAATTACGGGAAAAAAACTCAGCAAAGGGATCAGCTGAATGAAATTTAGTCTGTTGACCTTTTTCTGATTGCACAGTAGTAAATGTTCTCTCAAATACTGtttgaaggagcagcagagatcaGGAAGGGAGGCAGTGGACCTCTTGGATCATACTGatgcaaataaatacatttcaaattTTTGAACATTGGGTAATTTCTTTAACAACCTTTAGCATTAACTTCCCTGTTCCATGTTTTATCTTGGATATTTTCACTGATGGATACACAATGTAGGTTTTTACTGGCCTATGTGAAGAAAAGAATGTCTTTCTTTAAACATGAGTAAATTACAATTCCACTTCACAAAATGTGGTACCCTTTAATGCATATCCTTTGAACAATTTTACACATGCAAAACTTAGTATAGGTGTATGGTAAAATCTGGATGCCCAGGAAGTAGTAGAGTTTCCATGCCTATGAATGACTATGTTAATGTGGTTCAACTTTTACTTGAAATCACAGTCACAGACTCTGGGGATTTCTACCAAATCTGCTCTTTGATGACACAGCTTATAGAAAAGTTGAGAagagttttttcttttgactttgAATGTCTATTATTTTAATCTCATTTAATGTTCCAATGTATTTTTTAGCCTTTGGATGGGGTCTTCAAAAGTGCCTTAGAAGTTTAGGCACCCTGGTCCCACCGTAGATCAGAGTTATGAGTCTTTGGGCAGCTAATGTACATTTCTGAGAGGCAAAGGGGAGAGTAACTTGAGGAatagaattgaaaaaaaatgataaaaaccTTTTGCAGATCTCAGTGCTTCCACTGTATGTCAGGGTTCAGCCACAGACTTGGGCACATGGCTGGGTCTGGAGATGCCTCATTATCTGCCCCAGCTGTCCATTCTGAGTcacttcctcctgcagcccagctgcccaGCCACTCACCACCAGCAGAGTCCTGCCACCCACAGTCTGAATTCCCATACTTTGTGGGAGACACATCAGAACTGCTGTCAAGCCACACATACCTCCAGAGCTACAAGTGCTTCCTTGGATCTTGGATCACCAAAAATATTAGGAATGAATAAGTCAGATACCATCTCTGACTGGGTTATCTGACAATGAATTAGCATGTTGTCTCTTATGAATATCCTTTTTTTGACAATTCCTCTCTGCTAGCTTTTGATGTGGACAGTAGATATTAATATGAGTCCCCTCAAAGTGCTGTATCTCTGGTCTTTCTGTTCTTTATAAAGCTATGTTGTGGTTAAATGATATGAATGAAGTTGTTCTCAGAGGGATGAGAAGAAAGTGGAATTTTGCAACATCACAAAAACATCATCATCAATGTGTCTATTATACCAAAATATGAAAGGTTATCTTCTCAAGggtaaaataaagaaaacaaaagcatgaTCTTATTATCATTCTTGTCACAGCTGACTTGCAGTCTTCTGTACTCTGCACTGGAAAATTACAGATGCTCcttgattggttttttttttttgtctctttctgttCAGATAAATATGCAATTTTCattagtaattttaaattagacTTTCACTGCTATTATTCTCCACAAGTCAGCTTTTTCTTATTATCCTGTTTTCTTCCTAGGGAAGAGCAGAGGTTGGAAACAGGTTTGGTTTGTAGTAGTAGttgtaaatatttatatgaCATCAATCTCCAGAGGCTTTTTCACAATCACATAGAGCATAATGTGCTTCTGACCTTTATACAGTTTCCCAGGAACTCAATccctggaaacaaaaaaatacagagggTGCTATCTCCCTTTCTTCAAGGACAAGTTCTGCCTTCAGCCTCAGTATTTCTTATGCTGTCTCTTTCTGCTAGGCCGAAAGAGACATTTACCCCTTGGGGAGAGATGTGTCCCGAAGTCCGTAACAGGATGTCACAGCAACGTAGTACAGACTGCTCAGAACTACAGTTTTTGCCTAGTTGACTACAATATCTTGAGGTCCCTAGACTAGAGCAAGGAGACACTTTTCCCATCATGGTCTATGGCTTGAGAAAAACTCCAGgatgttatttttcttgcagtgtATGGCTGATGATATCTTGTCCTACAACTGATAGCCCAGGTCAGTTTAGAACTGAAATCTGTTAGCCTAGAGGAGGTCCAGGGGGGATGACATCAATGTATCTAAATATCTGCAGGAAaggtgtcaagaggatggaaTCAGGCTCTTTTTCAGTGGTGCCCTGTGACAAGGAAAGAGACAGTGGGCAGAAACTGAAACACcagaaaacactttttcccCATGAGGGTGACCTGGCACATTCCCTGGAGAGGTGGtagagtctccatccttggagatcTTCAAAAGCCATCTCTAGGTGACCCTACTTGAGCAGGGGATTTTGACCAGATGATGTCCAGAGATCCCTCCCAACCACAACCATTCATGATTatgcattttaaattcagaCCATCCTGCTCCTCGTAGTCCACTGCACAcagccttcccttctctccagACTGTCTCCATTAACATCCAGGTTGCACCAACAGCAGGCCTGGTAGACCTTCCTGCAATTTTGTAGATGCTAATTGTTTTTTATCTCACAGTCAGAAATGCACTTTAGAAGAAGGATGGTATGGGTATAATGATTTGGGGGTAGGGAGAGTGTCTCATCCATATGCTAGATACCACTGTACTATTCCAAAAATGTGCAATGATGTTCAGCTTTTCAGGTTGGTATAGCTTCCTGTCACTGTTATCTATCTGCCTGCACATTCCAGAAGAAGGATTTGGTGCTTCTTCTCTGATGCACTTCAGGTAAGGCAAACCTCATTTTTGTTTACCCTTTCTAAAGTAGAAGCTTACATTGGTACAGGTGGCTACTTACCAATTGAATTAGGACAAAATTTTAATGTATTGAGGTCTTATAATATAGAGCTTTTCATCtgtgtaaataaatattctgtCTGATAGAAAAGGTGCATGCAATACACAAATGGACTTTTTCAGTACTGTTATGCCATGGCCTAGGGAATTGTGTGCTTGATAGTGTCTCCCCTTCCAGTGGCCCTGGCTGTGGGTAAGGTAGCATCAGGGCAGATAATTTTTGTGATTGCCTCTGAGAGCCTTTTTGGTCTTAGaaggttgttttttggttttggggtttttttgtgtgttttttttttgggggggggaggggggagaggtGTTCAGGGGCGGGGCTTTTTTgtgaggtttggtttttttgtttgtttttgttgttgtttggttgtggggggtttttgatttttttttatctcaagTATGTGGAAACTTAGAGCTGAAATGGAGTTGGGTCTGAACATCTGGGCAGCTGGATCACACTGGATGGTCCTGGGCAAAGATTCCGAGGTTTCTCAGAAAGATGGGTGATTATAATGGAACAATATCTATGCCCtgaaaaatcttcatttctCAGGACTGAGATTTAACCGGATATTTAGGGTGGGATTTCTTTCAGAGAGAAACTGATAGACATTTAAACTAGTACTAAACAGGTAGAGAGGATCTCTGGTACCTCTTAAGTCAACGTGTGTTGCAGCAAGAGCCACTGAAAAGCTGTCACTGTTGGAGAAGACAGCAGCAACATGGGTTATCATACTCTTAAACTGTTTATGTTAATATAAGTGAAGATGTGGTCTTcaaaacttttatttcctttcaaatttAGAGCAAAGGTacctttatttttaaggaaagttGTACAAGAAAATATTCCTAGTAGAAAATTGATATATCTGTAGTGCTTGAGTCTAGGTGCTGGAGCTACCTCTTGAGGCAGAAACAATGCAGTGTAAATTAGAGAggctttgaaaatgttttaaattttatggTAATATGTAACCTGTTTCTTCACTGGTACTGAGTTAAACTCACTGGAACATAAGATTTACTTCGCAAGTAATACGAGTTTCCAAAATCTCTAAGTTAAAACAAGAGCATGCTTACCAAAGAAAGCTataacagatgaaaacagaaaggcaaggaaaataACAGGATAGAAAATGTTGGGGGTAGAAGGCTGTGGAGCCTATTACTTGTTCCTAAGGCACCTGGTTATCAAAGTTGATTGGGTtcatacttttttcttttttttttttttaataatgactTTAAAAGTTATGTCTTAAATAAATGAATGCAACTGTATTTTGTTAGTGATTATGGAAATGGTTGAGACATCCATGTATCTGAGTGAATAGGAAGGCCTGATGCATAAATTTAGGGTTGTCCAAAACAGCCCTAGAGGCAAAACTGAAGAAGATACAGGTGAGGAAATTGAACAAGAAGGCACACAGTAAGGATAGGATCAAAAAGGAAGGATTAATTGAGGCAGGGAGAAATCCAGCAAGGCAGCATTTGCCCAGCTGACTATGGTAAATGATAAATGGGTCATTGAGGGAACTTccaatataattaaaaattagaagTAACCTAATTTGGATAACTACTGATCAAAAAGTCACAATTGTACCACTAGTTCTGTTACTTGACACATAATTCTGTTACATGTTGGAGTTGCacagctgtttttaaaacatttctgttctccAGGTTAATGTTGTTAATTGCTTTTGCCACTACTCTTTTGGATCTGCTGGGTTAGAACACTATTGTGGTACTAATGATCCTCTGCACCTCAAACTGGCAAAGAGGGTGTCTTCCAAATACAGGTTTAAATCTGTTGATTAAGCATTGgttagaatgtaaaaaaaagcaaattttacaAAGTATAGTACAGAAAAATAGATTCCTAGAAGGCAAGTGGGATGGAGGACTGTATGCTGTACTGGAAATATCATGAAAAGCACCTGGCTTCttggttttgtgtggttttgctGTCAACAAAGCACAATGAGGAGTTTAATTAGTTATGGGCTTTAAAATAAGGGACAATTGCTCCTTAGTAATCAATGAATGTAAGACGAGACTTTAATGCAACACAACCCATTTGGGTGCACCCAAAATAAAGCCACATCTCAGATATTACTTAACAAGGAGAATGAAGTGTTGACATCATTTGGATGGGAGGACTTTTGAAGTCTTACAGCGCTTTTAAGTCCAGGGATTCCAAAAATGCTGGGTCATACTTTCTGTGTCTGCTCTTTGACTTTTGAACTGTTACTGCAGTGCACAACattgtgtctgtgtttgtgcgAAGGAGAATGTGCTGCTAGTGTTGCAAATTATATTACGGTAATCTTAATTCCTACAGTACTTTCCCCATATGGCTCCTACCACTTTCCcagcaaataaaacaatatttcaTGATTCCTTCTTCATAAaccatttctttctcattttttctggtCTTGCTTCTGTCTAATAAGTGTTCTTAATCTTGAATCACATTATATtctgagttagaagggacccacaagatTAATCCAGTCCAACTCTTAAGTAAATAGCTCATACTGGATTGAGCCTGCAACCTTGTAATTATTAACACCATGCTCTAACCAACTCTGATCCTACATTAGTTTCCCTAAAACTCCCAAGCCAAACTCAGCATGCCCCTCTTGTATTTCCCCTGTGTgttccagcccttcccctgtgccAGGTGTGTATAGCAGAGCCTTCTCTACTGTGCTGGGGCCAGGACTGTAATGCAAGGagaaggggcaggagcagagagttTGCCAGAACTacttttcctgctcctgctcctgctctcttctCTTAATGATGTTGACTATAGGATCCCAGCTCTCAGGAGGGCTGAGATCTCCCCAGTATCTGCACCGGTTCTGGTCTTCTGGTCTTTACCTTGAGGGGAGTAAGGGTGTCCAGACAGTCTCAGGTGGTTGGCTTGCTTTAAGGTTGGTTGTAATGTActgcaaagctgcagctttttTATCAGCTGCAGCCATGCTCCAAGATCTCTTGGCATGTGGAGAATTTGAAGGAACGGCAACACTTAAAATCTTGAGGAAAAGCCTGAAGGAAGGTGGTGATGGCTTCACACACGTTTGTCTTCCTTTAGAGAGAATGCTAGCTGTAGTTATCCAGGAAATGCCAGGTGGCAATGAGTGACCCTGGGAATTTAGCCCAAAATAGTTCTCCCGATGGATTCTCTTGAgatccagcagctctggatgTTATTGCTATTTGTTCCATGATAGTGTTGCCTTTGGAGTTCAGAACAAAATGTTTCATGAGCAGTGCATTGAAGGCACAAGGATTGAATCTAAGGATATCTTTTGATGTGGCATAAAATCAATGATGACAGCTAGTAGCCACAAGAGAGTGTACTGCACAATATTCTTGTTATGACTCTGGACTAAAACTTTTGAAGTTTAGAACGTGTCCCAGAATTTCTTCATGATTTCACAAATAAGAACATCTACCACTCTATCTGCATCACCCCTATATAACCTCTAATTCTCAGGACAATGGTACAATATTCCCTGCTATGCATGGAGTAGTTAACAGAGGAATTCACTGAAtccagaaaataattaaatgagCTAACCAAGccagttcagaaaaaaaaaaaaaagaaagctgagcAGTGAACCTCACTTTCAATCATAGTGAAGTACCTTTGTCTGGACTAGGTCCAAATGTGTTAAGGTATAAAGCCAGtgctttttcttgaaaaaaaaatggaataaagtGCTTGGGACTAGTATCTGGGAAGGAGAGATCCATTTTCAATTCTTTAGTCTGACTCAGGTAGGGTAGGTCGGCAGTATGACATGATTGCCATCTACTTAAGGTTCATGGGCAGGCCATCTCAGCCACTCTTGAAGCTGTTTCACTGCTCATAAATTATTAACTTGGCTGTGAGGCACAGAACTATTAGCAATCCTCTCTTGCTTCATGAATCACTACACGTGTAAATCCTTATATTGAAGGATTTAGTCCTTAGGGAATTACTACAATAGGAAGCAAAAGAATATCCAGTTTGGATAGCAGTAGCCAGTGGTGTGAAGAATTGCTGTCACAGGCGTCGCAGAGTTAGCTCTCGTGAGCTGAGGTGCTTGTTGGTTCTCAGGCACTCTAAGAACATCTTGGTGTTAGATGGACTTGTCCCACAGTGGAGCCTTTAGCCCTAAGAATGGTAAGCATGTTCCCTATATAATGTATGGCAATATTTGGAGACATTTCTTTACTTTAAGGGGTTGGCCATGTGAGCTTGCAAAACAAGCAGAAgtgaaaacagcaaatgatagATACAGAAGTAGCTGACAGGTATTTCCTTGCAAAATTCAGCCACAATTTCTTTGGCAAACACCTACCTGCAACTTTTCTGTTTGTAGAAACCCAACAGAGACACCTTAAAACAGCCAGCAGTTAAATGATTAGGGAAGTAATCTAGGTTAAAGCAATGCATGTTCATATTTCTGTATGATTAAAATCAAAGGATTTAAAACTGTATTACAGAAAAGGCCCCAGACTAAATGGAAGATAGTCTTTCTCAGTCTCCTTTGCTAAATACTTGTTGCAGGGATAGAGAGCCAGTGGTTCAATCTACTGCTCACTTGTGAAGGTAGGGGGGTTGTGAAAAGGTGACATTTAGGACCCATTCCTGTGAATGTTAAATAGTTGCAACAATGGGGACAAGTGTACTGGTAGAGATTGAAAAAGATTTAACTCAAGGTACGTGAGCAACTCCAGTTCAGGTGGGACAGAGCCTTCAAATCCTGGCCCCAGATCCCAAGGGATCACCTGCTGAATAGTTAGTAGCAATATTGAGAAGGTCACTAGCCCCTAAATAGAGCATGGAAGCACCAACAAAGCAGTTGCCACTGGAAAGCCCCGAGGATGCCAGCTACAATGCAgaactgcagagcacagctaagctctgctgagctctgttAGGTTACATCAGACCTGAATGATCTGTTTTAAAGGATGTAGCTGTACATACAGCTGGAACAACTGTGCAATGCCATTACACAAATAAATGACGTGCAGAAATAAAGTCAACCTGTGGGTGGGTGAGCAAGTTTCTCACCTATAATCTTCCTCACCATTTGCTTTGCAATAAAAGGGAGCTGTCAGAGACTGCCAATGGGAGCTGTGTCTCCCAGCCTTGCCCTCCCTTATCATATTTCTGAGCAAAGCCAGCTGATTAAGCGGCGTCTGGTGTGACTGACCTTGTATCTGAGGTCAGTCAGAGACCTGCGGAGCAACCTTTTGATGCACTCTAACAAACACAGGCAGTAACTTTCAAGTTTGCAGCCCTCGATGCCCTCACTCAGATGGGCATGGGAGAGTTAGTTTAGGTCTCGCTAACTTGCTGTACAGTTCAGCAAGTTGCTGTGGCTCAGGGCAATTCCTGCCTGAGAAATGAGGGATGAGGAAACACTGCctgcacacaggcacacacaggtGTGCACAATATGGTAGGAGCAGCATTTGGAATGCAACAGGATATGTCTATGAGGAAAAGTGAAGTAGAATGGGGGAACATAAGATCATATTTTAAGAACATGTGTTTCTGGAGTAATTCAAACCTTATCAGCACAAGGAAGTATTTGCCAGTGTAACTTCAATTGGTATTGCTGTACCAGGAAACCCTCCTAGCAAGTATAAAGCTCGTATTACTT encodes the following:
- the LOC134547191 gene encoding potassium channel subfamily K member 17-like gives rise to the protein MVAARRRWRWGVPVLLAAYVGYLGLGAAVLQALERPAEVQAAQHLLREHWELLANHTCLQGPALQRLIEGIIQAYKSGITLRGNTTSLGRWDFSGSFFFSISAITTIGYGNLSPSTAAGRIFCIVFALFGLPLNLVLLNEIGQLMLLGVQHCARRLEEVFHWQRKASFLVKTCALVTGLLLFLLLPPLLFSEKEGWSYEEGFYYSFITLSTIGFGDYVIGMNPDRTYPSWYKNVISLWILFGMAWLALVIKFCINILESSSDFCQCNKKNMEMAEDLMDGNKNSTSGIQSAEICSDKDTKIKGSVESHSYTVPTEAL